In the Pseudoliparis swirei isolate HS2019 ecotype Mariana Trench chromosome 21, NWPU_hadal_v1, whole genome shotgun sequence genome, one interval contains:
- the syt4 gene encoding synaptotagmin-4: protein MAPMVEEGAQLVVAVPVGVAVVSVFGLVFTVSAFAWICCQRKNGKSQKTPPYKFVHMLKGVDIYPESLSGKKKFAAAQAAAAATTDAGKTDVNGNCHTAAPMSPTGDGKPAQSPSGSRQSLHLDLEKRDLNGNFTTKPFHHHNQKVRSSPDLEPPSPHAGFTQPGVMDRRDLPSPSSTLSSQAPTPAVDKPQVEEREGGLGTLHFSLEYQPEKKAFIVHIKEAHGLTPTDEQSLTSDPYIKLTLLPEKKHRVKTRVLRKTLDPAFDETFSFYGIPLARVSELSLHFMVLSFDRFSRDEVIGETLVPLSGIDLSEGRVLMSREIIKKNVKKSSGRGELLLSLCYQSTTNSLTVVVLKARHLPKTDNNGPTDPYVKVNMYQGKKRVCKKKTHVKKCSPNPVFNELFVFDLPSSSEALRDTSVELLLLDSDTGDSRCPNAVLGRLVLGTAAAGTPGDHWREICEHPRRQIAKWHGLSED from the exons ATGGCTCccatggtggaggagggggctcaGCTCG TCGTAGCGGTGCCAGTCGGCGTCGCTGTGGTGAGCGTCTTCGGCCTCGTCTTCACCGTGTCGGCCTTTGCGTGGATCTGTTGCCAGCGTAAAAACGGCAAATCCCAGAAGACCCCTCCCTATAAGTTTGTGCACATGCTCAAAGGGGTCGACATCTACCCGGAGAGCCTGAGCGGCAAGAAGAAGTTTGCCGCCGCGCAAGCCGCCGCCGCGGCGACCACCGACGCCGGTAAAACCGATGTTAACGGAAACTGCCACACGGCGGCGCCGATGAGTCCGACCGGCGACGGGAAACCGGCCCAGAGTCCGAGCGGTTCTCGGCAGTCTCTGCATCTGGATCTGGAGAAACGGGATCTGAACGGAAACTTCACCACCAAACCCTTTCATCACCACAACCAGAAGGTGCGCAGCTCCCCGGACCTGGAGCCGCCCTCTCCCCATGCGGGGTTCACCCAACCCGGGGTGATGGACCGCCGGGATCTCCCCTCGCCATCCAGCACCCTCTCCAGCCAGGCGCCCACCCCGGCTGTGGACAAGCCCCAggtagaggagagggagggcggACTCGGGACCCTCCACTTCTCCCTGGAGTACCAGCCAGAGAAGAAGGCGTTCATCGTCCATATCAAG GAAGCCCATGGCCTGACTCCGACCGATGAGCAGTCGCTGACCTCCGACCCTTACATCAAGCTGACCCTGCTGCCGGAGAAAAAGCACCGCGTGAAGACTCGAGTGCTGAGGAAGACTCTGGACCCCGCCTTCGACGAGACCTTCAGCTTCTACGGGATCCCGCTCGCCCGAGTGTCGGAGTTGTCCCTACACTTCATGGTGCTGAGCTTCGATAGGTTCTCCCGCGATGAGGTCATCGGAGAGACCCTCGTACCCTTGTCCGGAATCGACCTATCGGAGGGGCGTGTCCTGATGAGCCGAGAGATCATCAAGAAGAACGTCAAG AAGTCCTCGGGCCGAGGCGAGCTGCTGCTCTCCCTGTGTTACCAGTCCACCACCAACTCTCTGACCGTGGTCGTGCTCAAAGCTCGCCACCTTCCCAAGACTGACAACAATGGACCGACAG ACCCGTACGTCAAGGTGAACATGTACCAGGGAAAGAAGCGCGTGTGCAAGAAGAAGACCCACGTGAAGAAGTGCTCCCCCAACCCCGTCTTCAACGAGCTCTTCGTCTTCGACCTGCCCTCCTCCAGCGAGGCCCTGAGGGACACCagcgtggagctgctgctgctggactcgGACACGGGCGACTCGCGCTGCCCCAACGCCGTCCTCGGCCGCCTGGTGCTGGGAACGGCGGCGGCGGGCACGCCCGGCGACCACTGGAGGGAGATCTGCGAGCACCCGCGTCGCCAGATAGCCAAGTGGCACGGCTTGTCGGAGGATTAG